One genomic segment of Sminthopsis crassicaudata isolate SCR6 chromosome 4, ASM4859323v1, whole genome shotgun sequence includes these proteins:
- the C2CD4D gene encoding C2 calcium-dependent domain-containing protein 4D, with product MWLLEKAGYKGGRVESGRSWRPHSLFPSRKPPGTSPSACPNVLTPDRIPQFFIPPRLPDMGGLEPETERETGWTRGQEAQGACSLPHLAGQEGWDFLLESPHTRRRESLFHVAPVSLGPPREPRLHLSSPDLRLCLALESDPASSPEPSPFDSLRPGPSEPHRGSPSLHLPGPSLLPTEEESTVFAGPHVAHHLGPPTPPLFHLDFLCCQLHVTKESVVSLAPRGGQLRLSAEYQAGLGQLRVRLISAEGLPRGRGGPKGSNGCCVLFRLRPGSWPQGRSRAVKCSSNPIFNEDFFFEGLKPSDLATHSLKAKVLDKGAGLRRDVLLGEYEAPLVTLLPH from the coding sequence ATGTGGCTCTTGGAGAAAGCTGGCTACAAGGGAGGGAGGGTAGAGTCTGGGAGGTCATGGAGACCCCACAGTTTATTCCCCAGCAGAAAGCCCCCTGGGACATCCCCTTCTGCTTGCCCCAATGTCCTAACTCCAGACCGAATACCCCAGTTTTTTATCCCCCCCAGGCTCCCCGACATGGGGGGCCTTgaaccagagacagagagagaaacaggctGGACGAGGGGGCAAGAAGCCCAAGGAGCCTGCTCCTTGCCCCATCTAGCTGGACAAGAAGGCTGGGACTTTCTCCTGGAGAGTCCGCACACCCGGCGCCGAGAGTCCCTTTTCCATGTGGCCCCTGTCTCGCTGGGTCCCCCACGCGAGCCCCGACTGCACCTCTCATCCCCCGACCTGCGCCTCTGCTTGGCTCTGGAGAGTGACCCAGCCTCCTCGCCAGAGCCTTCCCCCTTCGACTCACTTCGGCCAGGCCCCAGCGAGCCCCACCGAGGCTCCCCCAGTCTGCATCTCCCTGGACCCAGCCTCCTCCCCACTGAGGAGGAGAGCACTGTGTTTGCCGGTCCCCATGTTGCCCACCACTTGGGTCCCCCAACACCACCCCTCTTCCACCTGGACTTTTTGTGCTGCCAGCTCCATGTGACTAAAGAAAGTGTGGTGAGTCTGGCCCCTCGGGGCGGGCAGCTCCGGCTGTCTGCCGAGTACCAGGCCGGGCTGGGCCAGCTGAGGGTCCGGCTCATCAGCGCTGAGGGGCTGCCCAGGGGCCGAGGAGGACCCAAGGGAAGCAATGGCTGCTGCGTCCTATTTCGGTTAAGGCCGGGAAGCTGGCCGCAGGGACGCAGCCGGGCGGTCAAGTGTAGTTCCAACCCCATCTTCAATGAGGACTTCTTCTTTGAGGGACTTAAGCCCTCTGACCTGGCCACCCACAGTCTGAAGGCCAAGGTGCTGGACAAGGGAGCTGGTCTGCGCAGGGACGTGCTGCTGGGAGAGTACGAGGCTCCTCTTGTCACCCTCCTCCCTCACTAA